In the genome of Dermacentor silvarum isolate Dsil-2018 chromosome 1, BIME_Dsil_1.4, whole genome shotgun sequence, one region contains:
- the LOC125942486 gene encoding uncharacterized protein LOC125942486, translated as MGPRVSEGQRETVLAFMEPHLQLALRSSELGPGFSLVDRRRLWQQLADVLNAEGPVVKTVDQWRKQQVYEARRDATAIAQEQISTGGGRAPGFRGRVLQLTGAVRFRGVTDLPYQEVLRRIEQSITRLAIAAERTAAAQEGILEKVRSLALVVAGHLQQERRN; from the exons ATGGGACCGCGCGTTTCCGAGGGCCAGCGGGAGACGGTGCTCGCTTTTATGGAGCCGCATCTCCAGCTGGCTTTAAGATCCAGCGAGCTGGGGCCGGGCTTCAGCCTTGTCGACCGACgacggctgtggcagcagctggccgacgTGCTGAACGCGGAAGGGCCCGTTGTGAAAACGGTCGACCAGTGGAGGAAGCAGCAGGTCTACGAGGCCCGCCGCGATGCTACCGCTATAGCCCAAGAGCAAAT aagcactggagggggtcgcgcacccggcttccggggccgagtgctccagctgacgggcgcggtccgcttccgtggcgtcaccgacctaccctaccaagag GTGCTGCGAAGGATCGAACAATCCATCACCCGGCTCGCCATCGCGGCAGAGAGGACGGCAGCGGCTCAGGAGGGCATACTGGAGAAGGTGCGCTCCCTGGCACTAGTCGTAGCTGGCCACCTGCAACAAGAAAGGAGGaattaa